The following are encoded together in the Adhaeribacter arboris genome:
- a CDS encoding SnoaL-like domain-containing protein, whose translation MLTLLEKISDLNDLVLQGKALEAFEKYYHDEVVMQENENVPTQGKAANRQREQEFFSAITEFRGAHPLKVTVGEGITMVQWHYDYTHKNWGVRNYTQVSVQEWQDGKIIKEQFFYGN comes from the coding sequence ATGCTAACATTACTAGAAAAAATCAGCGATTTAAACGATTTGGTTTTACAGGGAAAAGCCCTGGAAGCCTTCGAGAAGTATTACCACGACGAGGTAGTAATGCAGGAAAACGAAAACGTACCCACCCAAGGCAAGGCGGCTAATCGCCAGCGCGAACAAGAATTCTTCTCGGCCATTACGGAGTTCAGAGGAGCACATCCCTTAAAAGTTACCGTGGGCGAAGGCATTACCATGGTACAATGGCACTACGATTATACCCATAAAAATTGGGGCGTGCGCAACTACACCCAAGTATCGGTACAGGAATGGCAGGACGGCAAAATAATAAAAGAGCAATTCTTTTATGGCAATTAA
- a CDS encoding AsmA-like C-terminal region-containing protein — MKKVFIGFVIFIVVLLAAAALAPYLFKDKIKQVLDKQIAKNVKAKVLYQTDKVNISLFRDFPNLALSIDDLTIIGQDSFQRDTLAILPNFSMGLDVMSVIAGDKLKVRSVKLQDPRLKLKVLKSGRANWDIFITDTTQVEAPADTVNQFKMAIKGWEINNGTLVYEDLSIPFRTEAFHVNHTGSGDFEQNVFDMKSRTTADGFTFNYAGLDYLDSTLLDADITLAMDLNQSKYTFKENSIKINEFGLGFNGSLQMLGEDINMDLTFKSADNDFKSILSVVPGIFTEKFKNIKTEGKVAFNGYVKGTLNDTSLPGFGTDLKVTNALFKYPDLPQAATNINLDMNVDNKDGVINNTNVLIRKMHLDLGKNPVDAKASIQGLEPMKVDGNVKANIDLAEMTKVFPIADMTLRGLLFVDAVAKGTYSKTQMPVVNAKMNLTNGFVKAKQFPAPIQNLNMISTITNTTGNTDDTKIFIERFNMLLDGEPLEGRVAVQNIAKPAFDARVKGILDLTKMTKIFPLEGTTLSGRINADVTAKGKMTDIDAGKYDNITSSGNMQVTNLNYKSTDLPQGMKITTANTIFNNEKIQVNNLKGFVGKSDVQLDGSVSNYMGYLFGKNQPLRGNFTMSSSRFDVNEWMVDELNGEPVPPEAQGGVIPVPENMDVVLNTSANQVIYDNLNLSNLKGTITLRDQVAKLDRVAFNALGGSFVTTGSYNTKNLQHPAFTFGLNIQNLDFKSAYTAFNTIKALAPIAQFLDGKFSTKFNFNGELGPDMMPVYKTLTGKGLIEVVKAVVQNNVIVNRISEVTNFKELQNFSIENKGFSAEIVGGNLVVKPFDFTVRDIKTTVSGTNGMDGSLTYAVALDVPTGKVGNALNARLASLTGVKDIKGTERVTMNLNVGGTVTNPKVALSAASAKNQAKQVVQSIVQNKVDVAKQRLEQEKQKAEDSLRAEVNRKRLEAEAKAKAEIAKRTQQAEQKIKQQASEKLNNLFNKRKASADTTKRNK; from the coding sequence ATGAAAAAAGTATTTATAGGATTTGTGATTTTTATTGTGGTGCTACTGGCTGCCGCGGCTTTAGCGCCCTACTTATTTAAAGATAAAATAAAACAGGTACTGGATAAGCAAATTGCCAAAAATGTAAAAGCAAAAGTATTATACCAAACGGATAAAGTAAATATTAGCTTGTTCCGCGACTTCCCAAACCTGGCGTTAAGCATCGACGATTTAACTATAATCGGGCAAGATTCATTTCAGCGCGATACCTTGGCTATCCTACCTAACTTTAGTATGGGCCTGGATGTAATGAGCGTGATTGCCGGCGATAAATTAAAAGTTCGTTCGGTAAAATTGCAGGACCCGCGCCTTAAATTAAAAGTACTAAAAAGCGGCCGCGCCAACTGGGATATTTTTATCACCGACACAACGCAGGTGGAAGCGCCGGCGGATACGGTTAATCAATTTAAAATGGCCATTAAAGGTTGGGAAATAAACAACGGAACTTTAGTGTACGAAGATTTAAGCATTCCCTTTCGTACCGAAGCGTTCCACGTGAATCATACGGGCAGCGGCGATTTTGAGCAAAACGTGTTTGATATGAAATCGCGCACTACGGCCGACGGATTTACTTTTAATTATGCTGGCCTCGATTACCTGGATAGTACTCTCTTAGATGCCGATATCACCTTAGCCATGGACTTAAACCAGTCGAAATACACCTTTAAAGAAAATAGTATTAAAATAAACGAGTTTGGTTTAGGCTTTAATGGCTCCTTACAAATGCTTGGTGAGGACATTAACATGGATTTAACCTTTAAATCGGCGGATAACGATTTTAAGAGTATTCTGTCGGTAGTGCCGGGGATTTTTACGGAAAAATTTAAAAATATCAAAACCGAAGGGAAAGTAGCTTTTAACGGCTACGTAAAAGGTACGTTAAACGATACTTCCCTGCCGGGTTTTGGTACGGATCTGAAAGTTACTAATGCCCTGTTTAAGTATCCGGATTTGCCGCAGGCCGCCACCAATATCAACCTTGATATGAACGTGGATAACAAAGATGGCGTGATAAACAACACCAATGTGCTCATCCGAAAAATGCACCTGGATTTAGGTAAAAACCCGGTAGATGCGAAAGCATCCATTCAAGGTCTGGAGCCGATGAAAGTGGATGGTAACGTAAAAGCGAACATTGATTTGGCGGAAATGACCAAAGTATTCCCCATAGCAGATATGACCTTACGGGGTTTGTTATTTGTGGATGCGGTAGCGAAAGGTACTTACAGTAAAACCCAAATGCCGGTAGTAAATGCCAAAATGAACCTGACCAACGGCTTTGTAAAAGCAAAACAATTTCCGGCGCCTATTCAGAATCTGAACATGATTTCTACTATTACCAACACTACCGGTAATACCGATGATACTAAAATATTCATAGAGCGCTTTAATATGTTGCTGGATGGTGAACCGCTCGAAGGCCGGGTAGCGGTGCAAAACATAGCTAAACCTGCTTTCGATGCTCGGGTAAAAGGTATTTTGGATTTAACTAAAATGACGAAAATATTCCCGCTTGAAGGTACTACTCTATCCGGCCGCATTAATGCCGATGTTACCGCCAAAGGCAAAATGACCGATATTGACGCCGGTAAATACGACAACATCACCTCAAGCGGGAACATGCAGGTAACCAACCTAAACTATAAAAGTACCGACCTGCCGCAGGGTATGAAAATTACTACGGCAAACACAATTTTTAATAACGAGAAAATTCAGGTAAACAACCTAAAAGGCTTTGTCGGGAAAAGCGATGTGCAATTGGATGGATCCGTATCGAATTACATGGGTTATCTGTTCGGGAAGAACCAGCCTTTACGGGGTAATTTTACTATGTCTTCTTCCCGTTTTGATGTGAATGAGTGGATGGTAGACGAACTGAACGGCGAACCGGTACCACCGGAAGCACAAGGTGGTGTGATTCCGGTGCCCGAAAATATGGATGTAGTTTTAAACACTTCGGCCAACCAAGTAATTTACGATAATTTGAACCTGAGTAATTTAAAAGGAACCATTACGCTCCGCGACCAGGTAGCTAAATTGGACCGCGTAGCATTTAATGCTTTAGGCGGCTCTTTTGTTACTACGGGTTCGTACAATACCAAAAACTTGCAGCATCCAGCCTTTACTTTTGGCTTAAATATTCAAAATCTCGATTTTAAATCGGCTTATACTGCTTTTAACACCATAAAAGCACTGGCTCCTATTGCGCAGTTTCTGGACGGTAAGTTCTCTACTAAGTTTAATTTTAACGGCGAATTAGGTCCGGATATGATGCCGGTTTACAAAACTCTAACGGGTAAAGGCTTAATTGAAGTAGTAAAAGCCGTGGTTCAGAATAATGTTATCGTGAACCGGATTAGTGAAGTAACCAACTTTAAAGAACTGCAAAACTTCTCTATTGAGAATAAAGGTTTCTCAGCCGAAATTGTGGGGGGTAATTTAGTGGTAAAACCATTCGATTTTACCGTGCGAGATATTAAAACTACCGTATCGGGAACCAACGGTATGGATGGCAGTTTAACGTACGCCGTAGCCTTGGATGTGCCCACCGGCAAAGTAGGCAATGCTTTAAATGCCCGGCTTGCTTCGCTTACCGGTGTAAAAGACATAAAAGGTACCGAACGAGTTACCATGAATCTGAATGTGGGAGGTACGGTTACCAACCCCAAAGTAGCCTTATCAGCGGCTAGCGCCAAAAACCAGGCAAAACAGGTGGTACAAAGTATTGTGCAGAATAAAGTAGATGTGGCCAAACAACGCCTGGAGCAAGAAAAGCAAAAGGCCGAAGATAGTTTAAGAGCCGAAGTAAACCGGAAACGCCTGGAAGCCGAGGCTAAGGCCAAAGCCGAAATTGCCAAACGCACGCAGCAAGCCGAGCAAAAAATAAAGCAACAAGCTTCGGAAAAGCTGAATAATTTATTTAATAAACGAAAGGCATCGGCGGATACTACTAAAAGGAATAAGTAA
- a CDS encoding glycosyl-4,4'-diaponeurosporenoate acyltransferase CrtO family protein yields the protein MFWITVAESQLHPSLHSAYFNNHAFEKSGKIYAALGVHWFRWLLVISGWEKLSQKNNPVRKTLPALQQFERATRVSEFGHSVIAIIIFALTVFVCIKYSVKEAFWLILFNVLLNIYPILVQRYNRPRLRRLVQKLQQPSVV from the coding sequence ATGTTCTGGATTACCGTGGCAGAATCTCAACTTCATCCTTCTTTACATTCTGCTTATTTTAATAACCATGCTTTTGAGAAGAGCGGCAAAATTTACGCCGCTTTAGGGGTGCATTGGTTTCGATGGCTTCTGGTAATTAGCGGCTGGGAGAAACTAAGCCAGAAAAATAATCCGGTAAGAAAAACGCTACCCGCTTTGCAGCAATTTGAAAGAGCAACCCGGGTTTCTGAATTTGGGCACTCGGTAATAGCCATTATTATCTTTGCTCTTACGGTATTTGTTTGCATCAAATACTCCGTTAAAGAGGCATTTTGGTTAATTTTATTCAACGTACTACTCAATATTTATCCCATACTGGTACAGCGTTATAATCGTCCCCGCCTGCGTCGCCTGGTTCAAAAGCTTCAGCAACCATCTGTTGTATAA
- a CDS encoding glycoside hydrolase family 130 protein, whose product MLTLRTFIRLNNALLCLTFFVLSTSCNQKSAKQSDSDTKVASTPPGSVTESNHPATAAENWTLGPFQKQDAINPILGPDSTTQFYCPVRRATVKWEEKDVFNPAAVVRNGKVYLLYRAEDKIGKFAGTSRIGLAISDDGLNFKRMPKPVLYPDNDFMKKYEWEGGCEDPRVVETPEGTYVMTYTTYDGKTARLCVATSPDLQTWKKHGLAFEKAYQGKYKDTWSKSGAIICRQKGSQIMATKINGKYWMYWGDTDMFMATSDDLLNWTPVEEKEKLAVAFGPRPGQFDSRLVESGPPAMLTEAGILLIYNSMNLDKGGTPALPPGTYTAGQILLDPKNPAKVLQRTASYFMKPEKEYEITGQVGNVCFLEGLVYLQDKWFLYYGTADSKIAVAMHKPE is encoded by the coding sequence ATGCTCACCTTACGTACTTTTATCCGGTTAAATAATGCCTTATTATGTCTGACTTTCTTTGTTTTATCAACTAGCTGTAACCAGAAATCGGCAAAACAATCCGATTCGGATACGAAGGTAGCTAGCACCCCGCCCGGCTCAGTAACGGAAAGCAACCACCCGGCAACTGCCGCCGAAAACTGGACCTTAGGCCCTTTTCAAAAACAAGATGCGATTAACCCCATTTTAGGGCCGGATAGTACCACGCAGTTTTACTGTCCGGTTCGTCGCGCTACGGTTAAGTGGGAAGAAAAAGATGTTTTTAACCCGGCCGCAGTGGTGCGCAATGGCAAAGTTTATTTGCTGTACCGGGCCGAAGATAAAATAGGCAAATTTGCCGGCACCTCCCGGATTGGTTTGGCCATTAGCGACGATGGACTAAATTTTAAAAGAATGCCGAAACCGGTATTGTATCCGGATAACGATTTCATGAAAAAGTACGAGTGGGAGGGTGGCTGCGAAGATCCTCGGGTAGTAGAAACACCGGAAGGTACTTACGTAATGACTTATACTACTTACGACGGTAAAACGGCTCGTTTGTGCGTGGCTACTTCCCCGGATTTACAAACCTGGAAAAAACACGGCTTAGCGTTCGAAAAAGCTTATCAAGGGAAGTATAAAGATACCTGGTCTAAATCGGGGGCCATTATTTGCCGCCAGAAGGGTAGCCAAATAATGGCCACTAAAATTAACGGTAAATACTGGATGTATTGGGGCGATACCGATATGTTTATGGCTACCTCCGACGACTTGCTTAACTGGACACCCGTGGAGGAAAAAGAGAAATTAGCCGTTGCTTTTGGCCCCCGTCCGGGCCAGTTCGATAGCCGGTTGGTGGAATCCGGTCCACCCGCCATGCTCACCGAGGCCGGTATTTTACTTATTTACAACAGTATGAACCTGGATAAAGGGGGCACGCCCGCTTTACCGCCGGGCACCTATACTGCCGGCCAAATTCTGCTCGACCCAAAAAACCCAGCCAAAGTACTGCAGCGCACCGCTAGTTATTTCATGAAACCGGAAAAAGAATACGAAATTACCGGTCAGGTAGGAAATGTCTGCTTCCTGGAAGGCTTGGTTTATTTGCAGGATAAGTGGTTTTTGTACTACGGCACCGCCGATTCAAAAATTGCCGTAGCGATGCATAAACCAGAGTAG
- a CDS encoding PorP/SprF family type IX secretion system membrane protein: MSGEAYSFKEFMRAKQYLFLCLFLIFSFQTLGQDFQFSQQYTNRLHLNPAFAGLRSDYSVAAAYRNQWRNLDNGFVTQQIAADYKFKNKKTVAGLIASLDKTGKAGFTRTQVGGIYGYQTALNENFAVSVALQASYGSQRFSFSNLIFGDQLNDNGTINPSSQENYIYDPVSYLSVAAGGVLYNNQFWFSLAAHHANQPDIGFGIESKLPVKFTMNTGYKFYVSNYYRDAYLYEFSVTPTITYTQQQFFKKTDLGLYFTYTPVTLGLIYRGLPLSSNFTYDPSVAVITGIVLEPFRLAYSYEVVFNGAGSRSGGAHEIAISFDKIDYDKIFKSRASKKNYKHIACPAF; the protein is encoded by the coding sequence ATGTCCGGGGAGGCTTATTCTTTTAAAGAGTTTATGCGGGCTAAACAATATTTATTTTTGTGTTTGTTCCTTATTTTCAGCTTCCAGACCTTAGGTCAGGATTTTCAGTTTAGCCAGCAATACACTAATCGGCTGCACCTAAACCCGGCCTTTGCCGGCCTCCGTTCCGATTATAGTGTAGCAGCTGCTTACCGGAACCAATGGCGTAACTTAGATAATGGCTTTGTTACCCAACAAATCGCCGCTGATTATAAATTTAAAAATAAAAAAACGGTAGCTGGCTTAATCGCCTCCTTGGATAAAACGGGAAAAGCCGGGTTTACCCGAACACAAGTGGGAGGAATCTACGGCTATCAAACCGCTTTAAACGAAAATTTTGCGGTGAGCGTGGCTTTGCAGGCTTCTTACGGTTCCCAACGTTTTAGTTTTTCTAATTTAATTTTTGGCGACCAGTTAAACGATAATGGTACCATTAACCCTAGTTCCCAAGAAAATTATATCTACGATCCGGTTTCTTACCTGAGCGTGGCAGCGGGAGGAGTGCTTTATAATAATCAATTCTGGTTTTCGCTGGCGGCGCATCATGCTAACCAGCCCGATATAGGTTTCGGGATAGAATCTAAATTACCGGTAAAATTTACCATGAATACGGGTTATAAATTTTACGTGTCAAACTATTACCGCGATGCTTACTTATATGAGTTTAGTGTAACTCCTACCATTACGTATACCCAACAGCAATTTTTCAAAAAAACTGACCTTGGTTTATACTTTACGTATACGCCTGTTACGTTAGGACTAATATACCGCGGATTGCCTCTGAGCAGTAATTTTACGTATGATCCGTCAGTTGCCGTAATAACTGGCATTGTTTTAGAACCTTTTCGTTTAGCGTACAGTTATGAGGTAGTTTTTAACGGGGCTGGCAGCCGATCCGGAGGAGCCCACGAAATAGCAATATCTTTTGATAAGATCGATTACGATAAAATTTTCAAAAGCCGGGCATCTAAGAAAAATTATAAACATATCGCTTGCCCAGCATTTTAA
- a CDS encoding DoxX family protein, with protein sequence MKKIFAADDSLAPLFLRIGLGLVVFAHGAQKLFGWFNGYGFTGTMKFFTETEGLPWILGFLVIILESIGALALVAGFATRFLAASLGFLALGIVLTTRIEFGFFMNWFNNQAGEGYEFFIFWIAMALSLFITGGGKYAADNLLQKS encoded by the coding sequence ATGAAAAAGATTTTTGCTGCGGATGATTCTTTGGCACCACTATTTTTAAGAATTGGCTTAGGACTGGTTGTATTTGCCCACGGCGCGCAAAAACTGTTCGGCTGGTTTAATGGCTATGGCTTTACCGGCACCATGAAATTCTTTACCGAAACCGAAGGGCTTCCCTGGATACTTGGCTTTCTGGTTATAATCCTGGAATCAATCGGGGCGCTGGCGCTGGTGGCCGGGTTTGCTACCCGGTTTTTGGCGGCTTCGCTGGGCTTTTTAGCGCTTGGTATTGTGTTAACTACCCGTATTGAATTTGGCTTTTTCATGAACTGGTTCAACAACCAGGCCGGAGAAGGATACGAATTTTTTATTTTCTGGATAGCCATGGCCCTCTCGCTTTTCATTACCGGCGGCGGAAAATATGCTGCTGATAATTTGCTACAAAAAAGTTAA
- a CDS encoding DinB family protein, with product MAGTTLQKLAAYTSWANQRLLETLEKFGEKLPATSLHLFSHLLNAEIIWLARIQRLESPVTVFDEHTIIECRKLQESTFERFIGLADSSPEELENLITYKNTKGETFTTSLEDILMQVFNHGTYHRAQIARDLRQNGLEPINTDYIMFVRETEG from the coding sequence ATGGCGGGTACTACCTTACAAAAACTAGCGGCATATACCAGTTGGGCCAACCAGCGGTTATTAGAAACTTTGGAGAAATTCGGGGAAAAATTACCCGCTACTAGTCTGCATTTGTTCAGTCATTTACTAAATGCCGAAATTATTTGGTTAGCCCGGATTCAGCGTCTGGAAAGCCCCGTAACCGTATTCGACGAACATACCATAATAGAATGCCGAAAGTTGCAAGAGAGTACATTTGAACGCTTTATAGGCTTAGCTGATTCTTCGCCCGAAGAACTAGAAAATCTTATTACCTACAAAAACACCAAAGGCGAAACTTTCACCACTTCGCTGGAAGATATTCTGATGCAGGTTTTCAATCATGGCACCTACCATCGGGCCCAAATTGCCCGCGACTTGCGCCAGAACGGACTAGAACCGATTAATACCGATTACATTATGTTTGTCCGCGAAACTGAAGGATAA
- a CDS encoding pseudouridine synthase: MEAKRLNKFISDTGFCSRREADKLLEQGRVTVNGKVPEPGTKVTAKDKVRIDDEILHVREEETVFLLFNKPAGIATTTDLSVKNNIIQALNYPAALQPIGFLDREAEGLLFLSNETEAVRKMTKNDAKYEKEYIVTVDRLISGDFLTKVSEGGIPEPGAIRKKNFVTKLGTNRFRIVLEPNTNHHVKRIVEALGYKIVHLQRVRINNFTAGKLQVGMWRTLTETEMNEVKSVVAGKGKTKSFGTGKEDNFYVEDFLATKSPAKPQSRSKRPGTATPVNNEKSRSRPKSAAKPGSGPRIGKSKPTTSRNAAPKSTGRRGGTSKR; the protein is encoded by the coding sequence ATGGAAGCGAAACGATTAAATAAATTTATCAGCGATACCGGTTTTTGTTCCCGGCGCGAAGCCGATAAATTATTGGAACAAGGCCGGGTAACGGTAAACGGTAAAGTTCCGGAACCAGGCACCAAAGTAACCGCCAAAGATAAAGTCCGGATTGATGATGAGATTTTGCACGTGCGCGAAGAAGAAACGGTTTTTCTTTTATTTAATAAACCCGCCGGTATTGCTACTACTACTGACCTTTCGGTAAAAAATAATATTATCCAGGCCTTAAATTATCCGGCTGCCCTCCAGCCCATTGGTTTCCTGGACCGCGAAGCCGAGGGATTATTATTCTTGAGTAACGAAACCGAAGCGGTTCGTAAAATGACGAAGAACGATGCCAAATACGAGAAAGAATACATAGTAACCGTTGACAGATTAATTAGCGGTGATTTCTTAACTAAAGTAAGTGAAGGCGGAATACCCGAACCTGGGGCCATTCGCAAGAAGAACTTTGTGACGAAATTAGGCACCAACCGGTTCCGGATTGTACTGGAGCCAAATACCAACCACCATGTAAAAAGAATAGTGGAAGCTTTGGGCTATAAAATCGTGCATTTGCAAAGAGTACGCATTAATAATTTTACGGCCGGTAAACTACAAGTAGGCATGTGGCGCACCTTAACGGAAACTGAAATGAATGAAGTTAAAAGCGTGGTAGCTGGTAAAGGCAAAACCAAGAGCTTTGGAACCGGCAAAGAAGATAATTTTTACGTAGAAGATTTTCTTGCTACTAAATCCCCGGCTAAACCCCAAAGCAGAAGCAAGCGGCCAGGTACAGCAACTCCGGTTAATAATGAAAAGAGCAGAAGTCGCCCCAAAAGCGCAGCCAAACCAGGTTCAGGTCCCCGCATTGGAAAAAGCAAACCTACTACCAGCCGGAATGCAGCCCCAAAAAGTACTGGCAGAAGAGGCGGAACATCCAAACGATAG
- a CDS encoding Crp/Fnr family transcriptional regulator — MATLNFDMLSLYRQSLENFVSFTDEEWAIFTEHLYLRNIKKREAFVLGGKVCQEVGFIVSGSFRFFFVKEGGGEISNYFCFENELVSSYKSFLKNEPSLTNIEALEDSEVICFSKQALLQLSVNPKIAFKLEHFGRMVAEYLICCYEERVVSFVTQTPEERYRQLLHQQPDLLQRIPQHYVANFLGITPVSLSRIRKRISRATTRSKQNLALAQIS; from the coding sequence ATGGCTACCTTAAATTTTGATATGTTAAGCCTTTACCGGCAAAGCCTGGAAAACTTTGTTTCTTTCACCGATGAAGAATGGGCAATTTTTACCGAACATCTTTACCTCCGAAATATTAAAAAGCGCGAGGCTTTTGTTTTAGGTGGCAAAGTTTGCCAGGAAGTTGGATTTATAGTTTCCGGGTCTTTCCGGTTTTTCTTTGTGAAAGAAGGAGGCGGGGAGATTAGTAATTACTTTTGCTTCGAAAATGAATTGGTTAGCTCTTACAAAAGCTTCTTGAAAAACGAACCTAGTTTAACGAATATTGAAGCTTTGGAAGATTCGGAGGTAATCTGCTTTTCCAAGCAAGCTTTGTTGCAATTGAGCGTTAATCCTAAAATTGCTTTTAAACTGGAGCATTTTGGTCGGATGGTAGCCGAATATTTGATTTGCTGTTACGAAGAACGCGTTGTTTCTTTTGTAACCCAAACTCCCGAAGAACGTTACCGCCAGTTACTCCACCAGCAACCCGATCTGCTGCAACGCATTCCGCAGCATTATGTCGCCAATTTTTTGGGAATAACGCCGGTATCCCTTTCCCGCATTCGGAAAAGAATTTCCCGGGCTACTACCAGAAGTAAGCAAAACCTTGCTTTAGCCCAAATAAGCTAG
- a CDS encoding Crp/Fnr family transcriptional regulator, translating to MNLQPLLAYIKQYILLTPEEESVLLAKIKSRKYLKGQFVVQSGDVCKFENFVLAGCLKTFYIDPEGQEHIVMFAVENWWTADLGSFITQTPADFNVQCLENTELAQFAYEDLEQLYREIPKFERFFRIIIQKAFVASQKRVVNSFSLPAKERYLAFRKQYPQIDQRVPQYMIASYLGITKEFLSKIRNQLILEQ from the coding sequence ATGAACTTGCAGCCACTTCTTGCTTATATCAAACAGTATATTTTGCTTACCCCGGAAGAAGAATCTGTTTTGCTGGCAAAAATTAAATCCCGCAAATACCTGAAAGGGCAGTTTGTGGTGCAGAGCGGCGATGTGTGCAAGTTCGAAAACTTTGTGTTAGCAGGCTGCTTGAAAACTTTTTACATCGATCCGGAAGGACAGGAGCACATTGTAATGTTTGCCGTGGAAAACTGGTGGACCGCCGACCTGGGCAGTTTTATCACGCAAACCCCAGCTGATTTTAATGTGCAATGCCTGGAAAACACGGAACTGGCCCAATTTGCCTACGAAGACCTGGAACAGCTTTACCGGGAAATTCCTAAGTTTGAACGCTTCTTCCGGATTATTATTCAGAAAGCATTTGTGGCTTCGCAAAAAAGGGTGGTAAATAGTTTTAGTTTGCCGGCCAAAGAGCGTTATCTGGCTTTCCGAAAGCAATATCCGCAAATCGACCAGCGCGTACCGCAGTACATGATTGCTTCTTACCTGGGTATTACCAAAGAGTTTTTGAGTAAAATCCGGAATCAGTTAATTCTGGAGCAATAA
- a CDS encoding NAD-dependent epimerase/dehydratase family protein, with translation MHTILGAGGPVSNALAQELLKQNQAVRLVSRREIKTSGNATWVAADLKNYQQVLQAVQGSSIIYMCAGLRYDKKVWAAEWPVIMQNLIETTKATNARLIFFDNVYMYGHVRGAMTEETPYNPTSVKGEIRARIAEKLMAEAKSGNIRASIARAPDFYAAESLNSFYDSMVLAKYAQKAKALWLGDPATKHSFIYIPDAGKAVCLLGQHPESDNQIWHLPTAPELTGKEFIQLAANTFHTQPNYTKVNKLMLQTIGLFNKLIGETAEMYYQYEYDYVFNSAKFQKTFQVQPTSYVTGIKQFSSFLLKQVK, from the coding sequence ATGCATACAATACTAGGCGCTGGCGGACCCGTCAGCAATGCGCTCGCGCAGGAACTCTTAAAACAAAACCAAGCGGTACGCTTAGTGAGCCGCCGCGAAATAAAAACCTCCGGTAATGCCACTTGGGTAGCCGCCGATTTAAAAAACTATCAGCAGGTATTACAAGCCGTACAAGGTTCCTCCATAATATACATGTGCGCCGGGCTTCGCTACGATAAAAAAGTTTGGGCGGCGGAGTGGCCGGTAATCATGCAAAACCTGATAGAGACGACCAAAGCTACCAATGCCCGCCTTATTTTCTTCGATAACGTGTACATGTACGGCCACGTACGGGGTGCCATGACTGAAGAAACTCCTTATAACCCCACTAGCGTAAAAGGAGAAATACGGGCCCGGATAGCCGAAAAATTAATGGCAGAAGCAAAGTCGGGTAATATACGAGCCTCTATCGCCCGGGCTCCCGATTTTTACGCTGCTGAAAGCCTCAATAGTTTTTACGACTCCATGGTATTAGCCAAATATGCCCAAAAAGCCAAAGCCCTGTGGCTGGGCGACCCAGCCACCAAACATTCTTTTATCTATATTCCGGATGCCGGTAAAGCGGTTTGTTTATTGGGTCAGCATCCGGAATCGGATAACCAGATCTGGCATTTACCCACCGCGCCGGAACTAACGGGTAAGGAATTTATTCAACTGGCGGCCAATACTTTTCATACCCAACCAAACTACACGAAGGTAAACAAGCTGATGTTACAGACGATAGGTTTATTTAATAAGCTGATTGGCGAAACCGCAGAAATGTATTACCAATACGAATACGACTATGTATTTAACTCCGCTAAATTCCAAAAAACATTCCAGGTGCAGCCTACTTCGTATGTTACGGGAATAAAGCAATTTTCGTCTTTTCTTCTAAAACAAGTTAAATAA